The Kluyveromyces marxianus DMKU3-1042 DNA, complete genome, chromosome 6 genome window below encodes:
- the mtr gene encoding N-amino acid transport system protein, with product MLSFKASEQNSEANSISDKSDPNKSLLPAHSAKKRVSEDAIEVVHYVEESGTCRESDYLDTDEEGHQIKYRTCSWQHTTGLLLSEYIVLAIMSFPWSFSVLGLIPGLILTVFVACTVLYTGIIILDYCERFPHLKNVCDIGQHLFWGSKVAWYATAVCFIANNTLIQGLHVLVGAKYLNTITNHSICSVGFTAIVAVISFVFSIPRTFSSLSKVGYFSAITMFISVILAIVFAGIQDHPAKYDGTPVKYHLFAQKGTTYVDAMGACLNIVYTFVGQITYPQFIAEMKRPKEFKKVLWIVTICELIIFSLAGALIYVYVGNEYMTAPAYGSLKRTFKIISFTFAVPTIIFVGSLYANVSSRFVFFNIFENSTHLYSHTKVGWLTWIGLLSLTWVGAFLIAELIPFFSDLLSLMSSLFDCWFGFVFWGVAYYRIKQNKYKTKFPYPLLTKSEKIHYFISIFLIVIGIYILGPGLYATIQSIINNFKSGAYGSVFDCASNGI from the coding sequence ATGTTGTCTTTTAAAGCTTCAGAGCAAAACTCTGAGGCAAATTCAATTTCTGATAAATCTGACCCTAATAAAAGTCTGCTACCGGCACATTCCGCTAAAAAACGTGTCTCTGAAGATGCCATTGAAGTTGTACACTACGTTGAAGAATCTGGTACTTGTCGAGAAAGTGATTACTTAGATACCGATGAAGAAGGGCACCAAATTAAGTATAGGACATGCTCTTGGCAGCATACTACCGGTCTCCTCCTTTCTGAGTATATAGTTTTGGCAATTATGTCTTTTCCATGGTCTTTCTCCGTATTAGGCTTAATTCCAGGTCTCATTTTGACAGTTTTTGTTGCATGTACGGTTTTATACACCGGTATTATCATTTTGGATTATTGTGAAAGGTTTCCgcatttgaaaaatgtttGTGATATTGGGCAGCATCTATTTTGGGGAAGTAAAGTAGCTTGGTATGCCACCGCTGTTTGCTTTATAGCAAATAACACTCTTATTCAGGGCTTACATGTTTTGGTCGGTGCGAAGTATCTTAATACAATTACTAACCATTCAATTTGCTCTGTGGGTTTCACTGCAATTGTCGCTGTTATTTCTTTCGttttttcaattccaaGAACATTCTCCTCTTTGTCAAAGGTGGGGTACTTCTCTGCAATAACTATGTTCATTTCGGTCATATTGGCTATAGTATTTGCTGGCATTCAAGACCACCCAGCGAAGTATGATGGAACACCAGTCAAATATCACCTTTTCGCACAAAAGGGGACGACATATGTCGATGCAATGGGAGCATGCTTAAACATAGTGTACACGTTTGTGGGTCAGATAACATATCCGCAGTTCATTGCAGAAATGAAACGGccaaaagaattcaaaaaagtTTTGTGGATTGTAACAATTTGTGAACTTATCATATTCTCTTTAGCGGGTGCGTTAATATATGTTTATGTCGGTAATGAATATATGACAGCACCAGCATATGGATCCTTGAAAAGGACATTCaaaattatttctttcacaTTTGCTGTACCGACGATTATTTTTGTGGGATCATTATATGCAAATGTATCATCCagatttgttttttttaacatATTTGAAAACTCCACGCATTTATATTCCCATACTAAGGTTGGATGGTTAACGTGGATAGGTTTACTATCATTGACATGGGTAGGTGCGTTTTTGATCGCCGAACTaattccatttttttccGATTTACTATCACTAATGTCCTCATTATTTGATTGctggtttggttttgtgTTCTGGGGGGTTGCCTACTATAGAATCAAGCAAAACAAGTACAAAACAAAGTTCCCTTATCCTTTGTTGACAAAAAGCGAAAAGATAcattatttcatttcaatatttctCATTGTAATCGGTATTTACATATTAGGACCGGGCCTATATGCTACAATTCAAAGTATTAttaacaatttcaaatccGGTGCATACGGATCCGTATTTGATTGTGCTTCCAACGGTATTTaa